One segment of Anaerohalosphaeraceae bacterium DNA contains the following:
- the hisC gene encoding histidinol-phosphate transaminase: MGYFRECIEQMEGYTPGFQPKAADVVKLNTNENPYPPSPMVLEVLRRFPPERLRRYPEPLGDTFRAAASSVLGISPDQIFCTNGGDELLAVCTRAFCDARRPMAYPQPTYSLYPVLARIQGCPAVEIPREGDWLGELARINAPLTIVCNPNAPTSDFVPVEQLDRLASALSGVLLIDEAYADFAPDNALRLVAKHDNVIVLRSFSKGYSLAGLRFGFGVAQPAMIEGLIKVKDSYNVDAVAAAAAAAAITDQPYFRANVERIVQERSRLTESLRLLGFEVPDSQTNFVLARCPDGSAEGLYKALAEKNIYVRYFSLPGLYDKLRITVGTPEQNKILVTAMREILSKKGKPV; the protein is encoded by the coding sequence ATGGGATATTTTCGGGAATGTATTGAACAGATGGAGGGCTACACGCCCGGGTTTCAGCCGAAGGCCGCCGATGTGGTCAAGCTGAACACCAATGAGAATCCGTATCCGCCTTCCCCGATGGTTTTGGAAGTGCTCCGTCGGTTTCCGCCGGAACGTCTTCGCCGCTATCCGGAACCGCTGGGCGATACATTTCGAGCGGCGGCCTCTTCCGTCCTTGGCATATCCCCTGACCAAATATTTTGCACCAACGGCGGCGATGAGCTGCTGGCCGTCTGCACCCGTGCTTTCTGCGATGCCCGGCGGCCGATGGCGTATCCTCAGCCGACCTATTCACTTTATCCGGTCTTGGCGCGAATTCAGGGCTGCCCGGCTGTGGAAATCCCTCGCGAGGGGGACTGGCTGGGCGAGCTGGCCCGCATCAATGCCCCGCTGACGATTGTCTGCAATCCGAATGCCCCGACCAGTGATTTTGTGCCTGTCGAACAGCTGGACCGTCTGGCCTCGGCCTTGTCCGGTGTTCTGCTGATTGACGAGGCCTATGCGGATTTTGCCCCCGATAACGCACTGCGGCTCGTTGCCAAACATGACAATGTGATTGTGCTTCGTTCCTTCAGCAAGGGCTATTCGCTGGCCGGACTTCGTTTCGGTTTCGGCGTCGCCCAGCCGGCGATGATTGAGGGACTGATCAAGGTCAAAGATTCCTACAATGTCGATGCGGTAGCGGCGGCGGCGGCCGCAGCGGCGATTACGGACCAGCCCTATTTTCGGGCGAATGTCGAACGGATTGTGCAGGAGCGCAGCCGGCTGACCGAATCGCTTCGTCTGCTGGGGTTTGAGGTTCCGGACAGCCAGACCAATTTTGTTCTGGCCCGCTGTCCGGACGGCTCCGCTGAAGGTCTTTACAAGGCCCTGGCTGAAAAAAACATTTATGTGCGATATTTTTCCCTGCCCGGACTTTATGACAAGCTGCGGATTACCGTTGGGACACCGGAGCAGAATAAGATTCTCGTGACGGCTATGCGAGAGATTCTTTCCAAAAAAGGAAAACCCGTATGA
- the ruvB gene encoding Holliday junction branch migration DNA helicase RuvB gives MVIDRVLSGDSRGEGEEQFNYALRPKRLEKCVGQDSVRQKLAIAIQAARKRGEPLEHILFYGPPGLGKTTLAHVIANEMGAAIRVTSGPALTKQGDVMGLLSNIGTGDILFIDEIHRLSTPVEEFLYPAMEDFKVDFTVDSGLHAKTINFPLKRFTLIGATTRAGLLSAPLRGRFGILHHLEFYSPQELTQILRRSAVLLNLQADDGTLELIAQRSRGTPRIANRLLKRVRDYAQVKGAGRLTAKIVSDALRMEQIDELGLDELDRAFLRALATVYGGGPAGIEALAATLGEERDTLEDVVEPYLLQIGFVRRTKRGREITPEACRHLGLKIASPKGPLPQKELFEEDV, from the coding sequence ATGGTGATTGACCGAGTCTTAAGCGGGGATTCACGGGGCGAAGGGGAGGAGCAGTTCAACTATGCCCTGCGCCCCAAGCGGCTGGAGAAATGCGTCGGTCAGGACAGCGTCCGCCAAAAACTGGCTATCGCCATACAGGCCGCCCGAAAGCGGGGGGAACCTCTCGAGCATATCCTCTTTTACGGCCCGCCGGGCCTGGGCAAAACGACGCTGGCTCATGTGATTGCCAACGAGATGGGGGCGGCGATCCGCGTCACGTCCGGCCCGGCTCTGACCAAGCAGGGTGATGTGATGGGGCTTCTGTCCAACATCGGCACCGGCGACATTCTCTTCATTGATGAAATTCATCGGCTCAGCACGCCGGTGGAGGAGTTTCTGTATCCGGCTATGGAGGATTTTAAGGTCGATTTTACGGTGGACAGCGGTCTGCATGCAAAGACCATCAATTTTCCCCTCAAACGCTTTACGCTGATTGGGGCTACGACGCGGGCCGGGCTTTTGAGTGCGCCGCTGCGCGGGCGTTTCGGGATTCTGCATCATCTCGAATTTTACAGCCCGCAGGAGCTGACGCAGATTCTCCGGCGTTCGGCGGTGCTTTTGAATCTTCAGGCCGATGACGGCACCCTCGAATTGATTGCCCAGCGGAGCCGCGGGACCCCCCGCATCGCCAACCGGCTTCTCAAACGCGTGCGGGATTATGCCCAGGTCAAGGGCGCCGGACGGCTGACCGCCAAAATTGTTTCGGATGCCCTGCGGATGGAGCAAATCGACGAATTAGGGCTGGATGAGCTGGACCGGGCCTTTCTGCGGGCGCTGGCGACTGTCTATGGAGGAGGGCCGGCCGGCATCGAGGCTCTGGCGGCTACACTCGGGGAGGAACGCGATACGCTCGAGGATGTTGTGGAGCCCTATCTGCTTCAAATCGGTTTTGTCCGCCGCACCAAACGCGGGCGGGAAATTACTCCGGAGGCGTGCAGGCATTTGGGGCTGAAAATCGCCTCCCCGAAAGGGCCGCTTCCTCAGAAGGAGTTGTTTGAAGAAGACGTTTAG
- the cysS gene encoding cysteine--tRNA ligase, translating to MALRLYNTLGRKIEEFKPLREGQVGIYVCGPTVYGHAHLGHAKSYVSFDVLIRYLRFLGYAVTHVQNITDVGHLTDDADAGEDKIGRQAQRERKHPMAIAEFYTRSFFEDMDALNCLRPDISPRATGHIPEQIELVQTLLEKGYAYEVNGSVYFDVSRWPSYGRLSGRNVEEMLAGARVEVNPEKRHPADFALWKRAEPGHIMQWNSPWGRGYPGWHLECSVMSMKYLGPTIDIHGGGIENQFPHHECEIAQSEAANGQPFVRYWLHHNMVTVDGQKMGKSLNNFITLKQIFKEGHPRLSRTYPPMAVRCLILQSHYRSPIDFSDAALSAALSGYEKITDAVLTVRKQSSKAPAGPADADLLEQIRRLEKKFFEAMDDDLNTSIALSVLFELVRTVNALADKTNVSAASWQVLGDAFVRLGEQILGLRFEESVSGGGADEELLDFLIGQLIAQRAQARARKDFAESDRIRDQLARFGILLEDKPGGITTWRRQ from the coding sequence ATGGCGTTGAGACTGTATAATACACTCGGTCGGAAAATCGAAGAGTTCAAACCCCTGCGCGAAGGACAGGTCGGAATCTATGTCTGCGGGCCGACAGTCTATGGACATGCCCACCTGGGCCATGCGAAAAGTTATGTGAGCTTCGATGTGCTCATTCGGTATCTGCGTTTTTTGGGGTATGCGGTAACCCACGTCCAGAATATCACCGATGTCGGTCATCTGACGGATGATGCGGACGCCGGTGAGGACAAAATCGGCAGACAGGCCCAGCGAGAGCGGAAACATCCGATGGCGATTGCCGAATTCTATACCCGCAGTTTCTTTGAGGATATGGATGCCCTCAACTGCCTGCGGCCCGACATCAGTCCGCGAGCCACCGGACATATCCCCGAACAGATTGAGCTGGTTCAGACGCTGCTGGAAAAAGGATATGCCTATGAGGTCAACGGCTCGGTGTACTTTGATGTGAGCCGCTGGCCGTCCTACGGGCGGCTGTCCGGGCGAAATGTGGAGGAGATGCTGGCCGGCGCCCGCGTCGAAGTCAATCCGGAAAAGCGGCATCCGGCGGATTTTGCGCTCTGGAAAAGGGCCGAACCGGGTCACATTATGCAGTGGAACAGTCCCTGGGGCCGCGGCTATCCCGGCTGGCACCTCGAATGTTCCGTGATGAGTATGAAGTATCTGGGGCCGACGATTGACATTCACGGCGGCGGCATCGAAAACCAGTTTCCGCACCATGAGTGCGAAATCGCCCAGTCTGAAGCCGCTAACGGTCAGCCGTTTGTCCGCTACTGGCTCCACCACAATATGGTTACGGTGGACGGCCAGAAGATGGGCAAAAGTCTGAACAACTTCATTACGCTCAAGCAGATTTTCAAGGAGGGGCATCCGCGTCTGAGCCGGACCTATCCGCCGATGGCGGTTCGTTGTTTGATTCTCCAAAGCCACTACCGCAGCCCGATTGATTTTTCGGATGCGGCACTTTCGGCGGCCCTGAGCGGGTATGAAAAGATTACCGATGCGGTATTGACGGTTCGAAAGCAATCGTCCAAGGCGCCGGCGGGACCTGCTGATGCGGACCTGCTCGAGCAAATTCGCCGGCTGGAGAAGAAATTTTTTGAGGCGATGGATGATGACCTGAATACATCGATTGCCTTGTCGGTTTTGTTCGAGCTGGTCAGAACGGTCAACGCTCTGGCGGATAAGACGAATGTGTCCGCGGCAAGCTGGCAGGTCCTTGGGGATGCTTTCGTGCGTCTGGGAGAACAGATTCTCGGGCTTCGGTTTGAGGAGTCTGTTTCCGGCGGCGGGGCGGATGAGGAGCTGCTCGATTTTCTGATTGGTCAGCTGATTGCGCAGCGGGCGCAGGCGCGTGCCCGAAAGGATTTCGCCGAGAGCGACCGCATCCGCGACCAGTTAGCCCGCTTCGGCATTCTTCTGGAAGACAAGCCGGGCGGCATCACGACGTGGAGACGGCAATGA
- a CDS encoding helix-hairpin-helix domain-containing protein, with amino-acid sequence MIARIEGKLVALEEDKGLVQVGAVCYEVLLAGYAVNALSGSIGSTVTLSTFEYFEGSPGGGNLIPRLVGFLSDAEKAFFERYTSVKGMGIKKGLKSLAMPVGRIADAVENGDEKFLATLPGIGKRMAQVIIAELKGKLGRFAVSAGGEGKPQPSFKVFQMEALEILIAWGEKRAEAMELIELACRKHPEIQTAEELVPLVYQIKQGAEA; translated from the coding sequence ATGATAGCCAGAATCGAAGGCAAACTGGTTGCTCTGGAAGAGGACAAGGGACTGGTGCAGGTTGGGGCGGTCTGCTATGAAGTCCTTCTGGCCGGCTATGCCGTCAATGCCCTCAGCGGCTCCATCGGGAGCACGGTAACGCTTTCCACCTTCGAGTATTTTGAAGGGTCTCCGGGCGGCGGCAATCTCATTCCCCGTCTGGTCGGGTTTTTATCAGATGCTGAAAAAGCGTTTTTTGAACGCTACACGAGCGTCAAGGGAATGGGGATTAAGAAGGGGCTCAAATCGCTGGCTATGCCGGTCGGGCGGATTGCCGACGCCGTCGAGAACGGCGACGAAAAGTTTCTGGCGACGCTGCCGGGTATCGGCAAACGGATGGCCCAGGTGATTATTGCGGAACTGAAGGGCAAACTCGGACGGTTTGCCGTATCCGCCGGCGGTGAAGGGAAACCGCAGCCGTCTTTCAAGGTATTCCAGATGGAAGCCCTCGAGATTCTGATTGCCTGGGGGGAGAAACGCGCCGAGGCGATGGAGCTGATTGAACTGGCCTGCCGGAAGCATCCGGAAATCCAGACGGCCGAAGAGCTGGTCCCGCTGGTGTATCAAATCAAGCAGGGTGCTGAAGCATAA
- the ispF gene encoding 2-C-methyl-D-erythritol 2,4-cyclodiphosphate synthase, protein MDLQYEYRTGIGTDIHRLVPERPLKLGGIEIPFDRGLLGHSDGDAALHALMDALLGAAGLGDIGMMYPDTAPQWKDADSRALLLGVKERLEKDRWEPVNIDLIVHAEEPKLGPFKGQMRRCIAGLLDIDFGCVNVKAKTNEGFGEIGRGEAIAATAAVLLRRRIRSL, encoded by the coding sequence ATGGATTTGCAGTACGAATATCGAACGGGAATCGGAACGGACATTCATCGACTCGTGCCGGAGCGCCCGCTGAAGCTGGGCGGGATTGAGATTCCGTTTGACCGCGGATTGTTGGGGCACAGCGACGGCGATGCCGCCCTCCATGCGCTGATGGATGCCCTCTTGGGGGCCGCCGGTCTGGGCGATATCGGAATGATGTATCCGGATACCGCCCCGCAGTGGAAGGATGCCGACAGCCGCGCCCTGCTGCTGGGGGTTAAGGAGCGGCTTGAAAAAGACCGCTGGGAGCCGGTGAATATTGATTTGATTGTCCATGCGGAGGAACCCAAACTCGGTCCTTTCAAAGGGCAGATGAGACGGTGCATCGCGGGCCTTCTGGATATTGATTTTGGCTGTGTGAATGTCAAGGCCAAAACCAACGAGGGGTTCGGCGAAATCGGGCGGGGAGAGGCGATTGCCGCCACGGCCGCTGTTCTGCTCCGCCGCCGCATCAGAAGTCTTTGA
- the hisB gene encoding imidazoleglycerol-phosphate dehydratase HisB has product MKKRTACVQRKTNETDISVQMNLDGQGAYEISTGVGFFDHMLCHLSKHSGIDLTVQARGDLQVDAHHTVEDVGICLGEALGEALGEKRGIARFGHAVVPMEDAKAEVSVDLSGRAYLVYRVQYTSEKIGEFDVQCVEEFWRAFSAAGRLNLHIEVPYGVNSHHIAEAVFKAVGQALGQAVRITGKRIPSTKGTL; this is encoded by the coding sequence ATGAAAAAACGCACAGCTTGCGTCCAACGAAAGACAAATGAAACGGATATTTCCGTTCAGATGAACCTGGACGGCCAGGGCGCGTATGAAATCAGCACCGGTGTCGGTTTTTTTGACCATATGCTCTGTCACTTGAGCAAACACAGCGGGATTGATTTGACGGTTCAGGCACGCGGAGATTTGCAGGTGGACGCTCACCATACCGTTGAAGATGTCGGAATCTGTCTGGGAGAGGCCCTCGGAGAAGCCCTCGGTGAAAAGCGGGGCATTGCCCGATTCGGCCACGCGGTGGTTCCGATGGAGGATGCCAAGGCCGAGGTGAGCGTAGACCTGTCGGGCCGAGCGTATCTGGTGTATCGGGTTCAGTACACCTCTGAGAAAATCGGCGAGTTTGATGTCCAGTGCGTCGAGGAGTTCTGGCGGGCGTTTTCTGCGGCAGGCCGACTCAATCTGCATATTGAGGTGCCTTACGGCGTCAACAGCCACCATATTGCGGAGGCCGTATTCAAGGCGGTCGGTCAGGCCCTCGGCCAGGCCGTCCGCATTACCGGAAAGCGCATCCCCAGCACCAAAGGGACTCTTTGA
- the recO gene encoding DNA repair protein RecO: MQKKDQAICLRTAAYSDSSQIAVFLTETGGKISAIAKGARRPKNPFDGPIEVFSYGTLVYVPGRQEELAVLSEFAQQPLFLGLRRRLETLNAALPAAELTEKLTQPQDPHPQLFEGLRQFLLDVQEAADARQIRIRLILYQMLLLAEIGLAPVLDRCVNGPHPFGRHWKWIYFSSHQNGLLCPDCEGAFAEKKRISPAAAAALADLKRLKDADEKTIQEIENLLLYHFRELTGRPLKSKPD; the protein is encoded by the coding sequence GCCTATTCAGACAGCTCGCAGATTGCCGTATTTCTCACAGAAACCGGCGGCAAGATTTCAGCAATCGCCAAAGGGGCCCGTCGTCCCAAAAATCCGTTTGACGGTCCCATCGAGGTCTTTTCCTATGGGACCCTTGTGTATGTCCCCGGCCGACAGGAAGAACTGGCGGTCCTGTCGGAATTTGCTCAGCAGCCGCTGTTTCTGGGACTTCGGCGGCGGCTGGAAACGCTGAATGCCGCCCTGCCGGCAGCCGAACTGACCGAAAAACTGACGCAGCCCCAAGACCCGCATCCGCAGCTTTTTGAAGGCCTGCGTCAGTTTCTGCTGGATGTCCAGGAGGCCGCAGATGCCCGGCAGATTCGGATTCGGCTGATTTTATATCAGATGCTGCTGCTGGCGGAAATCGGCTTGGCGCCGGTGCTGGACCGATGCGTAAACGGGCCGCATCCGTTCGGACGGCACTGGAAATGGATTTATTTTTCCAGTCATCAGAACGGCCTGCTTTGTCCGGATTGCGAGGGGGCCTTTGCCGAAAAGAAACGCATCAGTCCGGCCGCCGCCGCTGCACTGGCCGATTTAAAACGGCTGAAAGACGCCGATGAAAAAACCATTCAGGAAATTGAGAACCTTCTGCTTTACCACTTCCGGGAACTGACGGGCCGTCCGCTGAAATCCAAACCGGACTAA
- the ruvC gene encoding crossover junction endodeoxyribonuclease RuvC: MRILGIDPGLNLCGYAVIQAEGGRERLLEAGVIRTEARRSLAERLVQIAADFSSLLERFEPDFVAVEELYAHYQHPRTAILMGHARGVILQLAAAAGAAVKSYSATRIKKSLTGSGRAGKAQMQRAVCSMLGLAQIPEPPDVADAVAAALCCASENHQAELKCTGSKKK, from the coding sequence ATGAGAATCCTCGGCATCGACCCGGGATTGAACCTGTGCGGGTATGCAGTGATTCAGGCGGAGGGGGGCCGGGAGCGTCTGCTGGAGGCCGGAGTGATACGCACGGAGGCCCGGCGCTCCCTGGCGGAACGGCTGGTGCAGATTGCCGCCGATTTTTCGTCTTTGCTCGAACGCTTTGAGCCGGATTTTGTTGCGGTGGAGGAGCTGTACGCCCATTATCAGCATCCTCGGACGGCCATTTTGATGGGGCATGCCCGCGGGGTGATTCTTCAGCTGGCGGCCGCCGCCGGAGCCGCCGTAAAAAGTTATTCGGCGACGCGAATCAAAAAATCGCTGACCGGAAGCGGCCGGGCGGGCAAAGCCCAGATGCAGCGGGCCGTTTGTTCGATGCTCGGTTTGGCGCAGATTCCGGAGCCGCCGGATGTGGCCGACGCCGTTGCGGCGGCCCTTTGCTGTGCTTCGGAAAACCATCAGGCGGAATTAAAGTGCACGGGAAGCAAAAAAAAGTAA
- a CDS encoding glycoside hydrolase family 76 protein, which yields MKSKSIRFAVCCLLFCSAVSVGFADVLTPASFQQWGREVLTQIQNRFGRSDGLYNSVLNQTWPDYAWGQGVIFGALNAAARLDASYLTRARNLADTLRLRYWCTYNNTSGFNSSYGGCGDRYYDDNAWIALCLIELYDLTGDSKYLTWAQQSVAFCMTGENGPSNTPNGGIRWRELDTGGASVCSTAPTILANLLLYQRTGVESYKTDALRLYNWIMASDLRYATGIFHETNQGPLGYQTAVMTQCAVRLYQITGQAAYLKEAQRMAAAMEHVFINRTTRALTQHGKWGGHDMTNAYVELYETDGNPRWLNLVGSYLEYLYVNGIDPSKGLYPAVWNDTSRVCSSDLIDSASVARAFWKMASAPGASTPHTWFAERLVGRWQLDETAGTGAADSSGFQNHGTLMGGLSFETNSSQGPVNRALRFDGVNDYIDLPDGFANFRAGMTISVWAYPTAVKNWARFLDFGNGEYNCNIVFGRRGSTNDLFFECYDYTASGGQVVAGGAIALNQWQLFTATLDAAGNVVLYKNGTPIASGKTALPSNITRVNPYIGRSNWEADAYYEGFLDEVRVYNYPLTAQQVQILYQTAGQAENPFPPDKADGLNDFLTLQWTPGSLAAAHDIYIGTDAAAVQSAGPDSPEYKARRNNPSFTPQLLPDTLYFWRVDQINADQTVSPGQVWSFRTAPLAVQGLLAYYKMDAASVSGTTLLDASPAQAHAVLVNGPVVDSSGLAAQSLSFDGINDHIRLPNGFADLTGGLTVSFWAYPVEAGFWARFLDIGSGPANNNIVFARDSTSNTLSFEAYSGSVSGGKVSAAGAIALNQWQMFTATLDASGFVKLFKNGVEIAAGQTAIPPIITRTSNYIARSNWAADAYFKGRLDDVALWNRPLSNEEVARLYAHTLTGRGLSEQADTDSPAAYWRFNETSGTEAADASGYSRTARMFNMDLSAWTRGRHCGGLLLDGLDDFLQVSGFKGVLGPASRTCTAWFKTAAAGRQLCLLSWGGESTGQKWLVRLDADGVPAVGVWGGYTRPSIALNDGRWHHLAAVLLNDGSADLGDIRFYVDGVPQAAQPSASVNISTSASQDVFLGAFSNAGTGAGFFAGLLDEIRLYDRALSEEQIVRLYRQHALSADLTDDRRVNLDDLTVLTADWLKETSECDLTCDGWVNLEDLSVLAAEWLGQMAD from the coding sequence ATGAAAAGCAAAAGCATTCGGTTTGCGGTTTGTTGTCTGCTGTTCTGTTCGGCTGTTTCTGTTGGGTTTGCGGATGTCCTGACGCCTGCGTCCTTTCAGCAGTGGGGCCGGGAAGTGCTTACGCAAATCCAAAACCGCTTCGGACGCTCCGACGGGCTTTACAACAGCGTCCTGAATCAGACCTGGCCGGATTATGCCTGGGGGCAAGGAGTCATTTTTGGGGCTCTGAATGCGGCCGCCCGCCTGGATGCCTCGTATCTGACGCGGGCCCGCAATCTGGCCGACACCCTGCGGCTTCGCTACTGGTGCACTTACAACAATACCAGCGGTTTCAACTCCTCCTACGGCGGCTGCGGCGACCGATACTATGACGACAACGCCTGGATTGCCCTGTGTCTGATTGAACTGTACGACCTGACCGGCGATTCCAAGTACCTCACCTGGGCTCAGCAGAGCGTCGCCTTCTGTATGACCGGCGAAAACGGCCCCTCGAACACCCCCAACGGCGGCATCCGCTGGCGCGAATTGGACACCGGCGGCGCCAGCGTCTGCTCAACCGCCCCCACCATTCTGGCCAATCTGCTGCTCTATCAGCGAACCGGCGTCGAGTCCTATAAAACCGACGCCCTGCGGCTGTACAACTGGATTATGGCTTCTGACCTTCGATACGCCACCGGCATCTTTCACGAAACCAATCAGGGACCTTTGGGCTATCAGACCGCCGTAATGACCCAGTGTGCCGTGCGGCTCTATCAAATCACCGGCCAGGCCGCCTATCTGAAAGAAGCCCAGCGGATGGCCGCGGCGATGGAGCACGTCTTTATCAACCGCACGACCCGGGCCCTCACCCAGCACGGCAAATGGGGCGGGCATGATATGACCAACGCCTATGTGGAACTGTATGAAACGGACGGCAACCCCCGCTGGCTCAATCTGGTCGGTTCGTATCTCGAATACCTCTACGTCAACGGCATCGACCCCTCTAAAGGACTGTATCCGGCTGTCTGGAATGACACCAGCCGCGTCTGCTCCTCCGACCTGATTGACAGTGCCTCTGTAGCCCGCGCCTTTTGGAAAATGGCCTCCGCCCCGGGGGCTTCCACGCCGCATACCTGGTTTGCCGAACGGCTTGTTGGACGCTGGCAGCTCGACGAAACCGCCGGCACCGGCGCCGCCGACAGCAGCGGTTTTCAGAATCACGGCACCCTAATGGGCGGCTTGTCGTTCGAAACGAACAGTTCGCAAGGGCCTGTGAACAGGGCTTTGCGGTTTGACGGGGTGAATGACTATATTGACCTGCCTGACGGCTTTGCCAATTTCCGGGCAGGGATGACCATTTCGGTCTGGGCGTACCCGACGGCCGTCAAAAACTGGGCCCGCTTTCTCGATTTCGGCAACGGCGAGTACAATTGCAACATCGTCTTCGGCCGCCGCGGTTCTACGAATGACCTGTTCTTTGAGTGCTATGACTACACTGCTTCCGGCGGTCAGGTTGTCGCCGGCGGTGCGATTGCCCTGAACCAGTGGCAGCTGTTTACGGCGACGCTCGACGCCGCCGGCAATGTTGTCCTTTACAAAAACGGCACCCCCATCGCCTCCGGCAAAACCGCCCTGCCTTCCAATATCACGCGGGTGAATCCCTACATCGGCCGGAGCAACTGGGAGGCCGATGCGTATTATGAGGGCTTCCTCGATGAGGTGCGGGTTTACAATTATCCCCTGACGGCTCAGCAGGTTCAGATTCTCTATCAGACCGCCGGCCAGGCCGAAAACCCCTTCCCGCCCGACAAAGCCGACGGCTTAAACGACTTTTTGACGCTTCAGTGGACGCCCGGCTCGCTGGCGGCCGCTCATGATATTTATATTGGGACTGATGCGGCGGCTGTACAGTCCGCCGGCCCGGATTCGCCGGAATACAAAGCCCGCCGGAACAATCCTTCTTTTACGCCGCAGCTGCTGCCCGACACCCTTTATTTCTGGCGGGTGGACCAAATCAATGCCGACCAAACGGTCTCGCCCGGGCAGGTCTGGTCTTTCCGCACGGCCCCTCTGGCCGTGCAGGGCCTCCTGGCCTATTACAAAATGGATGCCGCTTCCGTCAGCGGCACGACGCTGCTGGATGCCTCGCCCGCTCAGGCCCACGCCGTTTTGGTGAACGGTCCGGTTGTTGATTCTTCCGGCTTGGCCGCTCAGTCGCTGTCCTTTGACGGGATCAATGACCATATCCGCCTGCCCAACGGGTTTGCGGATTTGACCGGCGGGCTGACCGTTTCGTTCTGGGCGTATCCTGTTGAAGCGGGTTTTTGGGCGCGTTTTCTGGACATCGGCAGCGGTCCGGCCAACAACAACATTGTCTTTGCCCGCGACAGCACCTCGAACACCCTCTCCTTTGAGGCCTACAGCGGCTCCGTCTCCGGCGGCAAAGTGAGCGCTGCGGGTGCCATTGCCCTGAACCAGTGGCAGATGTTCACGGCGACGCTGGACGCCTCCGGATTTGTCAAATTATTCAAAAACGGCGTGGAAATCGCCGCCGGCCAGACCGCCATACCGCCGATTATCACCCGCACCAGCAACTATATCGCCCGGAGCAACTGGGCCGCCGATGCCTATTTCAAGGGCCGGCTGGACGACGTTGCTCTCTGGAATCGGCCCTTGAGCAATGAGGAAGTGGCCCGTCTTTACGCCCACACCCTCACGGGCCGCGGCTTGTCAGAACAGGCCGATACGGACAGCCCTGCGGCGTATTGGCGTTTCAATGAAACCTCCGGTACCGAGGCCGCCGACGCCTCCGGTTATAGCCGCACGGCTCGGATGTTCAATATGGATTTGTCCGCCTGGACGCGGGGCAGACACTGCGGCGGACTGCTTCTGGACGGTCTGGATGATTTTCTGCAGGTCTCCGGTTTCAAGGGCGTTCTCGGTCCGGCCAGCCGCACCTGTACGGCCTGGTTCAAGACGGCGGCCGCCGGCCGGCAGCTCTGCCTTCTTTCGTGGGGCGGCGAATCGACCGGCCAAAAATGGCTTGTGCGTCTCGATGCCGACGGGGTGCCGGCTGTCGGCGTCTGGGGCGGATATACCCGTCCGTCCATTGCCCTCAACGACGGCCGCTGGCACCATTTGGCCGCCGTACTGCTCAATGACGGCAGTGCCGATCTGGGCGACATCCGTTTTTATGTGGACGGTGTCCCACAAGCCGCCCAGCCCAGCGCCTCGGTGAACATCAGTACATCCGCTTCGCAGGATGTCTTTCTTGGCGCTTTCAGCAATGCGGGCACAGGGGCAGGCTTTTTTGCGGGTCTGCTCGATGAAATTCGTCTTTACGACCGGGCTTTGTCGGAGGAGCAGATTGTTCGGCTGTATCGGCAGCATGCCCTCTCTGCCGACCTGACGGATGACCGTAGGGTTAATCTGGACGACTTGACGGTTCTGACGGCTGACTGGCTGAAGGAAACGAGCGAATGCGACCTGACCTGCGACGGCTGGGTCAACCTTGAGGACCTGTCCGTGTTGGCCGCCGAGTGGCTGGGGCAAATGGCCGACTGA